Proteins co-encoded in one Salvelinus namaycush isolate Seneca unplaced genomic scaffold, SaNama_1.0 Scaffold131, whole genome shotgun sequence genomic window:
- the LOC120036327 gene encoding polycomb protein SUZ12-like, with protein sequence MHLVTEQDGGELQGPPIGRWMAPLPVLQQFNHRDLQIQEFTDVNDGEKEVMKLWNLHVMKYGYIADNQMNGACLAFVEGCGAYIARKNLCRNFLLHLVSMHDFKLVTTTTINQAMTRLRHIQQTQRQEGGEGDGGEEWVTALGSPSELQPDYATCNDDHTDGKSNHGNGRTNGNGDGDEAGSSVAVETSRPSKRHKF encoded by the exons ATGCACCTGGTAACCGAGCAGGATGGGGGAGAGCTACAGGGGCCCCCAATCGGCCGCTGGATGGCCCCACTGCCCGTTTTACAGCAGTTTAACCACAGGGACCTG CAAATCCAGGAGTTTACAGACGTGAACGATGGAGAGAAGGAGGTGATGAAGCTATGGAACCTTCACGTTATGAAGTATGG ctACATAGCAGATAACCAGATGAACGGAGCCTGTCTGGCGTTTGTGGAAGGTTGCGGTGCGTACATTGCCAGGAAGAACCTCTGTAGGAACTTCCTGTTACACCTGGTCAGCATGCATGACTTTAAACTGGTTACCACGACAACCATCAACCAGGCCATGACACGCCTCCGACACATCCAGCAGACCCAGCggcaggaaggaggagagggggatggaggagaggagtgggtgaCAGCGCTGGGGTCTCCGTCTGAGCTGCAACCCGACTATGCCACATGTAATGATGACCACACGGATGGTAAGAGTAACCATGGTAATGGCCGCACGAATGGAAACGGCGATGGTGATGAAGCTGGTAGTTCTGTTGCTGTGGAAACATCCAGGCCGAGCAAGAGGCATAAGTTCTGA